DNA sequence from the Hippoglossus stenolepis isolate QCI-W04-F060 chromosome 17, HSTE1.2, whole genome shotgun sequence genome:
ATCATAGTGGGAGCGCTTGATAGGCTGGCATCTAAGCCCCGTCAGGATGCCCCCTGCAGAGCACAGTAGAGggatatttgcatgtgtgtctttgttttgtgtgtgaatataaatgttcatGGGtagaaatatgtgtgtgtgtgtgatatgtatgtttttatgtgcaaatcgatgtgtgagtgtgtgggaggaTGAAGCTGTGGTGGCATATTTGCATGCGTCTTTGTGTGTTGGTACGTGccgctttgtgtgtgtctgtgagtgacaGTGTGCATGTATGTCTAAGCACATGTGCAGCAATGTTTAATTAAAGCAtgtgtttctctccgtctcGCACGCACCGGTCAGATGGAGCCTTAATTAATGAATACTGTTAAttagagaaaagagaaagtgagaatgaGAGTggaagagaagggagggagggagacagtgCTGGCATAGGAGGGAATGGGTGAGGGGGTTAAAGAAACTatgttctgcatgtgtgtgtgtgtgtgtgtgtgtgtgtgtgtctgtgtgcgcgcgtgtgtgtgtgttcatctccATGTTTGTATGTCCCAGTTGTGTCATCCCTCAGAGCAACAGAACGTTGAGGTTGCTCTGCTCCATGTGTTCAGTCCCAAACTCTGCTACAGCAAAactctcccactcctcctcctcctcctcctctcccgcttccttctctccttctcgcCTCATTTCAACTTTTTCTCCCCCATATACCTCAAATCAGTGCGTCTCATTCAATCTGTCCACTTACCGTCCTTTCCCTATCTTGGCCATGTCTTTCACGTAGCTGAACCTCTTCCATCTCCTGCCATTTCTCAGGCTTTCTCACCCATTCACTCAGTAATTTGAGTGTCTTCCACCCTCTCTgttcccctttttctttctttctttctttctctctctctctctctctctcactgctctGTCCTTCTCCCAACCTCCTAATCAGAACCATATGTTGGAGACGGAGGCAGAGAGATCTGACGATGGAGAGGATTGCGTTGTATGTGGAGAGTGTGCTGGAGCCAACaatgtgcgcgtgtgtgcgtgtgtgtgtgtgtgtgtgtgtgcaaaagtGGGCACGCATACAtacttgtgtttgtgcttgaaatgtgtgtgtgcacgcacgcCGTCACGTGGGAGTCTGATAGCACGTGTGGTCCAGATTTCATAAGATTTCTGTCTCTCCTGGCTGTCAGTCCTTCcgcttctcctctgctctgggTTTTTCTATAATCCTCCAGTCGTTCCTGTCTTTCTGTCAccttcatctctccatcctcttAACACCTCTCTATTCATCACCTCTCTgcttccccctggtggctgtgaTTATTCACACATTCTCATTCTTCTTGTACCCTCCAAGTCTAGTAGTGCTTTGTAATGCATTTGAATAGTTTTTGCTGAAATGtgacatgcagtgtgtgtgtgtgtgtgtgtgtgtgtgtgtgtgtgtgtgtgtgtgtgtgtgtgtgtgtgtgtgtgtgtgtgtgtgtgtgtgtgtgtgtgtgtgtgtgtgtgtgtgtgtgtgtgtgtgtgtgtgtgtgtgtgtgtgtgtgtgtgtgtgtgtgtgcgtgcgtgtgtgtgtgtgtgtgtgccatgaTTATAATTTGTGGACCTACGTCTATTCACTCAAATATGGTGGTATTGGAAAAATGTGGCAAAACTCACCCAGGCCTACACAGcatctcactctgtgtgtgtgatcctcATCATGTAGCATACATCAAAATCAAATAGAGTAAAGTGGCTCTGACTCACAGGTGAACCCACAATCTGCTGGTAAACGTGATAGTACAATAGACTTCAAAATTTTATATTGCAAGTCATCTTCCAAAATAATTGTGTCTGATGTGAGATGGTGCAGCCCTCACCAAAATACAGATTCTTGTCTGGTCTGATGCGTGCTGTGACATCATGTACTAATCTCTTATTCTTTCTGCTCCaccctccttttccttttcttctctccaacTGCTGTCaactctctgtccctccctctgtctgtctgtctgtccgtctgtctgtctgtctgtctccctctttctcttacTCCAGCAACCATGGGCAAAAGACAGgagcagaggggagagaaaaagtaTGTGAGCTCTCCACTGCAGTATTGATGACCCAATGATCCCCTGCAGAACAGAGCCAGTCAGGCAGACACAGCGAGGCTCAACTCAGAATCAAAATCAGAATCAGCGCCACGACCGATCGGTGAAAGCAAGCGGCCGAACAGGATATGAATGGTAAATGTAATCTAATGTTGTAATGCTGCTGTGTGGGTGGCACAGTTAATAGAATAGAGTGCATTACAGATTAGGTTTATGGCCCATTGCCAAAAAAATGGTGGACGATTCCCTCACACAATTCCATCTGTGCTGCAAatgtttgatttagatttttttctgtatgtttgATGCATTAAATGACCAGTATATTTAGCAGCAACGAGTTTagattaaatgtattaattgcaACAACGAAACTTATTTGCAGACTTTCTATTCAGTTTATAATTTTTTGGTCTACCCTCAGGTCCTTGAAGCCTCTTGCGAGCTGCCAGAGGAAGACggcaacaaagaagaaaacactcaTCTACATTCAGCAGAAAACATCCCCCTTTTTATTCCCTCACTACCAGCAGGACTATACACTGAATGAGTGGCTTGTCAGATCACCTATTTTCAGGCCAGTCTGGGGCACCAGTGGGCTGTGGTGGAAATCAGGCAGAGGAAAAAGGGTGCGTGGGAgggctggaggagctggaaggGCCTGAGCTCTGGACCAGGGAGCTTGGGTTCCAGGCGGAGTTCCAGGACCCTTCCAACAATGGACTGGCCCCGGTGACCTCTGACCACTTTCCCGCCTCCCCAGCCTCTGCCCTGGCCAACGGCCTCCACCTACAGAGAAGGCTGGGGCTGAACACCTGTCGGCGGAGGCAGACGCAGACTCAGACCGCTGCTGAGACACACGCATTTGCAGAGACATTTAAAGACATGCAGACGCACATAGACCCAGATATGCATGCACAGATGGATAATTGTGGACACATGGATGTCAATGCACATACGGGTTCTGTTGGGCCTGAGCACTCCAGAACTCTCACACCAGAGGccatacacacaaactcacctCAACCCCTGTCTTTGGCGCTTGGCAATCATCCTGCCTCCACCAATCAGCTGGCAGCCCCAGTCCTCAAGGCAGAGAAAGACATTCCCTCAACCTTTTTCCCTATCGGCCCAAACCAAACCCccggctcctctcctcttcctgtggAGGCGGAGAAGAAGTATGCACTCCGCAGCTCTGGACGTCCTCGCTTCCCCTGTCACCTGCGCAAATCCTCCCGCCTCCGCCGAAGCATGGAGGACGGGGAGAAGAGGGCAgtgaaggagaggggaggagaggaggagttgGATGCATTAGAGGAAAAGATCTGGAGGGttaaagaagaggaggtggcTGTTCGCAAGAAGGAAGAGCCTTCGCCTGCTGTTCTTCGGGCAGCTGTTTTACCCGCAGCCCCCTGTCCTACAGATATCGCTCTCGCTCTTACTGTAGCCAAACCTGCTCCTAAAGCTATACACAAACCTGGGCCCAGACTTGGACATAAACCTGGACCTAAATCAAGGTCTAGGCCTGCACCAAAATCTGTCCAAAAAGCAGCTCCTAAAAGCGTCATGAAACAGCGGCAGGCAGCACAGTCCATTGCTCGTCGTGTCACCCCTCACCACCCATTTATGAACACATCCACCATTGCTGCGTCTCTGTTAGCTGTTAAGGAGGAACCTGTTACACAGTTGGGGGTATGTCCTCCTAATAACCGGAAGTGTAAACGATTTGTCGGCGTAAGTTAATTTATTAACACATAACACTTTACACCATGTATCGTATCATATCATATATGAAGtgtatattttaacaaatcGCAATTGATTTTGTTTCTTGTTGGTCTTTGCTTTTCAGGTGAGGAAGATTGTCGTCAAGGTGGCTCGCATTCCCGTCAGCCTCAGCCGCCGACAGAAGAGCTACAAGATTTCCAATCTGGAGACATTTACGGGGACAGAGAAAGGCAACAATGGCAGTCTGGAGGGCTCAGAGGCTGTTCGAGAGCCCACCGCACTTCTCCGCATGAAGAACAACGGGAAGAGTGTTATGGTGATGTTCCCTCCTGGAGAGCTGCCTGTTATTCTCAAACGCAGGAGGGGTCGACCGCCCAAACAGGCTCTGCCAGTAATACCGGGAGAGCCTCCAAATGCTGGCAGTGCTAGTGGTAATGGAGACCAGCCCAAAAAGCCCCGGAGGCGTCGTCGGACTAAACTCCCTTCTCCTTATCCATCTTATGTTAATGATACTAATGATGTGAAAACAGAGTACGGGGATGTTCTGTCCAAACTGGCCTTTTTAAACCGCCAGCCCCCTGCCACAGGCCGTTGCTCTCCACCTCGATGCTGGACACCCAGTGAGCCAGAGAGCTTTCATGTGCCCTTGGAAAACCCTGGAATATCCACCCTGATCCACCGCCTCACCGGGTATAGACGCCCGCGGGGTGGCAGAGGAGGTGGCGCTGGAAGAGGTGGCGGAGCAGCAGGGGGTATTGGGGGCACTGAGCACAATAAGAGCACCTTCAGTGACTTCTTTGAATCCATCGGTAAAAAGCGGAAACTGAGCCCCATGTCTGAGCACGGATTACCAAGGAAAAGGGGGAAGGGTGGGGTCGGTAGGGGAGGGGGTGTCGTAGGAACTGAGCCTGGCGTAGAGAAAGTAGTCAAGAAGAAACGTATAAGGAAAAATGGCGCAAGTAAAGGGGAGGGGGTGTTCATGGGGCAGGACTGGCCCAATGGGGCAGGTGGCTGGGGGGAGGAGGGAtgtctggagaaggagaaaggttTGGGTGGGTTTCAGCTCTGTGGATCACCGAGGGGGGGCTTTTCATCCTGTGAGGTAGGAAGGGGGGGTGCCTACAGCAGTCCAGGGGGAAGCAGAGGTGTTGGGCCAGCGGGGGAGGACTCACAAAGCCTGTTTGCTGGATATTTCCGCTCACTGCTGGACTCGGACGATTCATCAGACCTGCTGGACATTTCCTCGCAGTCAAACGCCCGCAAAACTTCATCCACCCCTGGTTATGAGCCATCCAGCCCAGCTCCCAGTCACAGCTGGGCCCCTGCATTTTCCAAGTGGTGTTCCAAGGGTGCCAGTTCTGGGGTGGAGGGTTCAGCGCAAACACATTGCTCCTCAGCCAGGCCTCCATACAGCTACAGCAGCCTGGCCCAAACATCACCCACCACTTCTACCTATCCTAAATCCAACCCCCCATCTCTCTCGCACTCTCCTAGCTCCCCACATCCTGCCTCTTATGGGCACTACTCCTCTggctactcctcctcctctcctgcagtgTCACAGCGATCCTCAGACTGCAGCTTCGCTTACGGGTCCGGACACAGCAGTGGCAAGGCCACCCCTGTCGGCCAGATTGGCTATTCTAACTACCAGGCAGCAGCCAAGCGGGGCTTTTGTGGATATCCTGCAGCAGGTCATTCCTCCATGGTGCGGGGGGAGACCACAGGACCCACATCACCTGGAGGAGGGTACATGTCAGTGGCCAGAGGCAGCCCTTTTAGCTCCTCCCAACAGTACAGCTCCAATCAGTGGAGCTACAGGTAAAGCACGAATTTTGCGATTTTAAGGCATTGCTGAGTTTCTTTTTCACACAAAATCTGACTTGGTGTAAATGAAATAAgtgatttaatgttttcttcaatTAAAAGGAGAAGTACGAACTAGTAAAAGTCTGACCATGGCAGGATCAAAGCGATGTGATTTGCCAAATATTAATGTGTAATTCAAGCTCATCATTTTCAATTTTTACATGTCCACCATGTGCTAATTAACAGTCCATACCTGACATTAGTTAACTCGGGGCTAAAATGTGCACCGTGGTTATACAGCAGAGGAATGCATAATTTCCACCCACATGCAGAGAGGTCTCTTCAGGTTCTTGTTGCTGGTTGGTGGAGCAGCAACAAAGAGCAGTGAAAATCGAACACAATTTATTTCAagatatattgtgttttataattGCTGTtgttaatttcatatttttttattttttcttcagaCAAGGTTACGGCGGCTGGTCAACAGACGGCTTCGGGCCTCAGTATCACGGCTACGGTGAATATGGCTCCAATGAGTCCAAAGACATCCTGGATATCTCGAACTACACCCCCCAGAAAGCCAAGCGACAACCTTTTCCTGAAAGCCTGTCAGAATCCTCCTCTGACTCTTTGCATCTTGGATCTGCAGCCACCGGTATCGCACCGAGCTCCGCTGGCGGCACGTTCAAACTGACTGAGGCAGTCTCTGTTAGCGGAGAAGGGGGTCCGTCGAGTCTGTCCAGCCTGGAGAAGTTGATGATGGATTGGCACGAGGGAGCTTCGGGGCCCTCGTATAACTGGAGCCAGAACGTCCTCTTTCAGGGAGGCGGAAACAGCAAACCTGGCCGCGGCCGCAGGAAACGGACTGAGCCACAATCAGAAAAAGATGGTGTTTCTACTTTACACTCTGATTCCCAATCCAGTCCCTCACCAACACCTATTCCTGGACCTAAGCGAGGAGGTGTAGGTGGGCGGGGCAGAGGGTCCAGAGGTGGTAGAGGGGGGCTGTCTCCATGTCAGAGAGAGCGGCCTAAAGGCAGGGGCAAGGCTTCCTCTACgtgtggagcaggaggagtagTGTCTGCTGGAGGCACAGAGGGGTCTGGGCTGTTCCAGGAGGTGCTGGACTATTACAGTGGTGACAGTAGCAGCCTCTCTCCCCTGGCCACTCCCAATCCCGCACCACCCTCCAGCTACCTCCAGGACCCCTGTGAGTACCCCTCCCCTTATTCTGCTCACCCGTCCACACCTTCCTCTGAGGAGCGATATCCAGCCTTATACCCTGGAGagtcctcttcctccctctcacccgGTGTCTCGTCTCCCCCTTACCCTCCCAagcccacccctcctcctccccagtcTTACCACCCAGTCCCATCCAGGACcttctccccctcctgctccccctCACCACGGGTAACATCCCACTGCAGCACTGCACTGAGTCCTTCTCATCGCCCCGCTCCGAAAGACCCACAGTTCTCCCAGTACGACTCCCCGAGCTACTGCAGCTCCCCCTATTGGTACGGACAGACATCGCACAGTGGAAGCCCCAGCCCACACTCGCAcagcacacactcaaacacagcTGTGCACGCACACAGCAACCCGCATACAAGTCCTCACGGAAACGCACACGGTAATCCACTCGCTAGCCcgaacgcaaacacacacactcatataatCCAGACCCCCCACGACACGCACCATCACAACACTCAGCCGCTCGCGAACCTGAGCTCGCACACCAACACCCATCCCACCTCGCACCTCCAGAGCAGCCCCCTCACTCACTCCAACCCGCACACCAACAATCAGACCCACCACAACGCACACACCAACCCCAGCACTCACCTcccatcccacacacactccaaccCCAGCCCCAGCCTACTCTCCCACTCGACACCCCTGCTTTACGAAGAGCGCAGCCCCCCCTCCGCCATGAGCGCCCACAAGCGGGATCTGACCCCCCACCCCATGAGCACAGGCCACCGCCAAGGCCCCCTGCCTCACTCCTCATACCTCAAACCTCCCCTGGACTCCTCGCCCCATCAGGAGGACACTAGTGGCTTCTCCCTGTCCCACCAGTCCTACCAGGGCATGGGACACCGTTACCCCTCCCAGGTGGCTCAGGGAGGTGGGGTACTGTGCCAGCTCTTGGACCCAGCCAATGATGAAAGCTTCAGCGTCACCAGCCTGTAACAGCAGGTGGGTTTATTTAaccttcaaacaaacaataagcCCATTAAGGAGGATGACCATAAGTTTTGCTAAAAAATGTGTAGAAAACCTTGCCAAGTGTTTTGAAAGAGGTTCAATACTTGATATTTAATTGGATGATGAAGCTTTGatagttcagtcagacaagTCACGttgtaaatgtttattgcagcagcagaacagagtGAGAGTCTGGCGTCAAGGCTCCGAAACCCAGATATGATTAAATACAGTAGATATAATGGAGAGTGAGCTTTAACCCACCTGTTGGCactacaggtggatgctggggtggtggaggggctgagtCAACAGGCAGCAGAGGCACTGACAAACAAAGGCAGTGATGGGAAATCTTTGCACCTTGAATAGGCCACCAAATTGGGAGGGGATGTATTACAGTCAACTTTAGAAGCAGTTTCACAAAAAAGTTTTATCCTATATATATCTGGttagaaaactgtttttaatcagCTTTTGCCAGATTATATAAGCCCATTTCTAAAGATGAAATTTATGTATTTGAAATTGTTTCATGGTAACTTGGATGGATAAAGGTGGACCGCATGACGGTTCCCCTTAAAGTGACGCCATAGTGTCTTGATTGCttcctagtggctggctgcagtatagatgggacatggacataACTTTATCTGTCTGTTACATATCATGTTTGTATATGAGGTGCAAAAGTCCCTGAttggtttggttttcatttaacTTGATGTTGTAAaaaggtgaaatgtcatgattgacagctgagactgactcgcgattggtcaagCACGTGTATTGGCGAGATCtcgatactgcagctccatcccctgatcacttCTGCGCAGACCCCGGGTCCAAATAGCGCCATCGGCCTAAGATTGCAGTGTTTGTATCctggatattttagcttcaatTTTGTACAGTGAGAGGTGGggatgcgtcgtccatctttatttacagcctacGGTCAAAATATGTTCAAGCTGTGATACTCAATAAAAACTCTTGAGCTGAAGTGCAAAGAGGTAAACTGAGCAGACACACTTACTGCATTACTTTATGCACCAAATCAACCTTCTTACAGGGATATGATCAAATATAGTCTAGGTGTATTTCATTCAATTCATATTATAAtgcttttctttatctctttctAAAATATCTGTCTTgctctcttttcctcatctgtatctctctccctttgtttctcTTCCAGGTGCATTCAGTCCAAGCTTTTACAgatttgcaaacattttttttcatttttgttaaGGAGACTTCTTTGTGAGAGACTGTGAAAATGAAGGTTGAGAATTTAGCTGCCAGCTTTGGACAGTAAAGCTTTAATTCTCCAGCACTGACAATCAAAAATCAGCCACAACTTAAAACACCcaagcatgtgcacacacaaattcacacacacacacacacacacacacacacacacacacacacacacacacacacacacacacacacacacacacacacacacgcacacacaaatacagacaagcATGTGCAGATCAGTTCACTACCTAAACATGACCACGTAGAACCATACATGTgtacactcactcacactctgtGCTGGAATGAGGGACTGGCCAGGAGGAGCTGACAGATGAAAGCCAGATGCTGACGGACAGAGACAAACCTATTTCCTCATTCCGTTGAGTCCTGCTGTGGTACATAGAGGACTCCATTTCCCAGAAGTCTGTATCTCACCAAAATCTTTCTGGTCTTGTTCTGTACATCTGCAATATGGACAAAGTCGGAGCATGccgctctgtctgtctctctctttctgtttctctcctctgtcctcccctccCCTTCTTTGCTAAACCAGCAACCGTGTTCTGCACTCGACTCACCGACACTGTCATTTCTGTCTCGTGCTCCAACCTGAACCGCATCTGAGCCCAAAATTGACTTTTTGAATACCATGAGCCTTGCAAATGTCCTGCTCTGTGCACTCTCTCCTTGTGTTGTGTCCCATAAGAGAAAAAGTGgacaaaataatgtttctgCTCTTGAAATACCAGCATCTGTACATACGACTCCAGCTCCAAGCCAGGGGCCCCCTCTTCACTCGGAGGGTCCGCCATCGTCATGCCCTCCTCAGCGCTCTGCCATGGTTTCTCTGCTCTGCGGGGGGGGAATGGGTTTCTGGTGTGGGGGTGGTATtagggggtggaggggggctGCAGCATGGAGACTCAACATCatgtgttttgatgttttaaacTACAAGGGAAAGAGACATTGAAATCATAAAAATGGCCCCAAAGAGactcttgtttttctgtgtgcaaATGTGAGACAGAGGGGGTTGTGTTTGCGTGACTGCAGTAAtgcatgtatctgtgtgtgtgtgtgtgtgtgtgtgtgtgtgtgtgtgtgtgtgtgtgtgtgtgtgtgtgtgtgtgtgtgtgtgtgtgtgtgtgtgtgtgtgtgtgtgtgtgtgtgtgtgtgtgtgtgtgtgtgtgtgtgtgtgtgtgtgtgtgcctgtgagtgagtgagtaagtgtgtgtgtgtgtgcgtgcctatGGGGTCAAAAGGAGTGAAGCTCCCCAGACACCAAAGTCTTGGCGGGGCctcattctttctttcactctctcccttcttttttctgtggtcttgtgttgtttggtggtttttgtgatgaaaaaaaaaatgtatatctgtCTGTTACATATCATGTATGTATCTGAGgtgcaaaatatttaaatacacattctGTTCTTGCCATTGGTAATTCTGTCTATAGCATACTGCTTCTTTAAGGGATTAAGGGAGGTgtgagcgtgtttgtgtgtgtgcgttttagAGCCTCCCTGAGTATTGGGCTTTGCCCAGGCTGTCTGGGACTGCGAGCGAGAGAGTTCAGTCAAGGACACAATTCGACAGGGAGCGcaagggaggggaggagaggagaggaatggATGGCGGGGAGAGTAGGGGAGGATGTgttggagggaaagaaagaaaccagaCTCAGGAAATCAGAAAAGAGTGTCGTAGGGGTTTTAAAgccactgaaacaaaaatgcacaaaaatgtaCTGTTGCAAGATTCCTCATCCAAATAAGGAATTGTACTAAAGCACGGCGTAAaggctgctgcagagagctgaCAAGAAGGAGGGACCTATACATGTTGTCGTGGGTAATCATTCAATAGTATAgaaaatgttgtgtgtctgactgtgtgtgcgtgcgtgtgtgtgtctgtgtgcgccacacagaaagagaaagcagaTGGGGACAGTTTACTGGCTGCATATTGTGTACAGTTTGTCAACAGGCTGACTAAATAGACTCAGACATGGCcagaggaaatgtgtttgctgtgaCATTCCACTGTATGGTGGAAGAAGACACACACCGTCAACAACATgacatgacagacagagagaaagaggaggagggtgcagAGCAACAGCTCCCTCAcataaatttaatttctttaccGTATATTTATGCAAAATAAcagcttttcatttaaatataaaacataatttcctgTGCTGAACTCAACCACCAATTTCCCCATAGTGGGACGAATGAAGGAATCTTATATATTTTAATCCCATACTCTCAGGAAGTTAAAGTAAGTAAAAGCAGAAATACCACAATATAAGAACACTCTATTACAAGTCAAATTATTTCATGCAAAAATCAAAACGTTCTTAAAGCATTAATTATGCAGTACAATGCCCCCTGTctgttatatatatacattacatGGTTTGATTATGGATCTTTTACAATGTCAGCAGCATTGTAACGTAGCTGCTTAACAGGGAGCTTCCACTTTCTGTACAGTTGAATTGTATAACCTGCAACTGTGCATCAGGCATGTGatgttttaatttagtttttaatatcaaataaatgaTGTGGAGTTAAGggtaaaatatttgaatgtgagATCCTGTCCAGTATCAAATTCAAGTATTCAGCTAAAGTGGTCCCACTGCTTAAAGACTAGTTAAACACTATAGTTACATGACTAAAAGTACTTACAGGCCACAAAcataattaatgtttttatatttatgcatGAGGTTTTTGGGAATAATCAAAATTGGATTAATACTATATTTATAAagcctttaaaatgtttcaccAAAGCACTGGGCCTACATCTTAGACAAATAACATCAATGCATAAGATGAAATAAACCTGGTTAATGTCCAGccaaacatttctgtgtgtttgcggATCTAAAATTAGTGCAGGACTGTTTATTCACTACATACAGAACAGTAGCAGGCCTGTGTGGATGTCCAGCTCTTTTTTTCTGGATATAATGAGTTGATAACCTTATTACTAATAGATATTTAAGAGGAGGGGTCCACACATGTTTTCAGGGGTTAACTGTTAGGGTCAGCTGTGGGCTAAATAAAACGCTTGTCACTGTGTCAACAAGGCCACCAATGACCGAGGAATGCGCCTCCTCATCGCAGCTCTCCCCTGGGGgtaaaggagaaggaggaggaggaggggacatCTCAGCCGGGACTTTCCTCTTTGCccca
Encoded proteins:
- the ahdc1 gene encoding AT-hook DNA-binding motif-containing protein 1 produces the protein MSGLSDHLFSGQSGAPVGCGGNQAEEKGCVGGLEELEGPELWTRELGFQAEFQDPSNNGLAPVTSDHFPASPASALANGLHLQRRLGLNTCRRRQTQTQTAAETHAFAETFKDMQTHIDPDMHAQMDNCGHMDVNAHTGSVGPEHSRTLTPEAIHTNSPQPLSLALGNHPASTNQLAAPVLKAEKDIPSTFFPIGPNQTPGSSPLPVEAEKKYALRSSGRPRFPCHLRKSSRLRRSMEDGEKRAVKERGGEEELDALEEKIWRVKEEEVAVRKKEEPSPAVLRAAVLPAAPCPTDIALALTVAKPAPKAIHKPGPRLGHKPGPKSRSRPAPKSVQKAAPKSVMKQRQAAQSIARRVTPHHPFMNTSTIAASLLAVKEEPVTQLGVCPPNNRKCKRFVGVRKIVVKVARIPVSLSRRQKSYKISNLETFTGTEKGNNGSLEGSEAVREPTALLRMKNNGKSVMVMFPPGELPVILKRRRGRPPKQALPVIPGEPPNAGSASGNGDQPKKPRRRRRTKLPSPYPSYVNDTNDVKTEYGDVLSKLAFLNRQPPATGRCSPPRCWTPSEPESFHVPLENPGISTLIHRLTGYRRPRGGRGGGAGRGGGAAGGIGGTEHNKSTFSDFFESIGKKRKLSPMSEHGLPRKRGKGGVGRGGGVVGTEPGVEKVVKKKRIRKNGASKGEGVFMGQDWPNGAGGWGEEGCLEKEKGLGGFQLCGSPRGGFSSCEVGRGGAYSSPGGSRGVGPAGEDSQSLFAGYFRSLLDSDDSSDLLDISSQSNARKTSSTPGYEPSSPAPSHSWAPAFSKWCSKGASSGVEGSAQTHCSSARPPYSYSSLAQTSPTTSTYPKSNPPSLSHSPSSPHPASYGHYSSGYSSSSPAVSQRSSDCSFAYGSGHSSGKATPVGQIGYSNYQAAAKRGFCGYPAAGHSSMVRGETTGPTSPGGGYMSVARGSPFSSSQQYSSNQWSYRQGYGGWSTDGFGPQYHGYGEYGSNESKDILDISNYTPQKAKRQPFPESLSESSSDSLHLGSAATGIAPSSAGGTFKLTEAVSVSGEGGPSSLSSLEKLMMDWHEGASGPSYNWSQNVLFQGGGNSKPGRGRRKRTEPQSEKDGVSTLHSDSQSSPSPTPIPGPKRGGVGGRGRGSRGGRGGLSPCQRERPKGRGKASSTCGAGGVVSAGGTEGSGLFQEVLDYYSGDSSSLSPLATPNPAPPSSYLQDPCEYPSPYSAHPSTPSSEERYPALYPGESSSSLSPGVSSPPYPPKPTPPPPQSYHPVPSRTFSPSCSPSPRVTSHCSTALSPSHRPAPKDPQFSQYDSPSYCSSPYWYGQTSHSGSPSPHSHSTHSNTAVHAHSNPHTSPHGNAHGNPLASPNANTHTHIIQTPHDTHHHNTQPLANLSSHTNTHPTSHLQSSPLTHSNPHTNNQTHHNAHTNPSTHLPSHTHSNPSPSLLSHSTPLLYEERSPPSAMSAHKRDLTPHPMSTGHRQGPLPHSSYLKPPLDSSPHQEDTSGFSLSHQSYQGMGHRYPSQVAQGGGVLCQLLDPANDESFSVTSL